Proteins encoded together in one Anopheles darlingi chromosome 3, idAnoDarlMG_H_01, whole genome shotgun sequence window:
- the LOC125955550 gene encoding toll-like receptor 7 has translation MLRLLQTRTRILHEDAFQGLDRLSALMIAENPLERPLPAKLFRGMTFLKTLKLIDVGLEVLSPELLHDLTDLRYLYASKNRLHTLDETVFAHCPHIWTLDLSDNAIGSLPERVFDPLHDVETIKLDNNLLADVHENLFANTGDLQVLTLSNNTLTLLSPILLRNLSRLQELHLRQNRIAEFQLLYFPSIEPFALDLRNNELTMFNRTSLTALENLKAIWLNDNRLTEIGADTFTEAVNTTYIELDDNYLTELPGDLLAGLTHLRVFTASSNQLARVPEELFLENLKVTEIRLHNNLIEELPVRFLAELPILEEVYLGQNLLTRLPVDAFIDCPKLRVINLEHNRLVSLPDRLLERQADSLQTLDLEGNQLTRLGFLGRLRRLTRLDLEGNLLETLPTGTFAGTPHIVQLLLGANHLTTIAHDTFAGLTVLKVLNVSNNALTAVSRDAFLELTSLNELYLHDNQLESLPNELFDSLAALKKLTVANNRLAQLQPALLRSIPKLQALDLSNNPLEPELVPEDSFLNSTNLETLSLNGLPMRRLTRQFLAKPRLLRYLSAEACGLAELQPEAFWLVGSLNPLVLLLRGNRITTLPDGLFRTSPKLTVLDLSFNQLTELNTAAFGPTATPRGGELQELYLEGNQLTRLPVGEFHKFATKLKILNVQSNALAQLQVGVFDGLSELKVLSIGGNQLVHLEPTVFAPLAALESIALNALQLATLDRDVFVNQPNLRSVYLHENRLRELDPDTFRQNHALKTLNIANNTLTSFELQHFNQLNSSLAYLDVSGNQIETFTVTPALRGLRLSGNRLVQLSLADTSARPFSLVSLDVSSNQLATMYGWRELTLLEELNLSDNPLGTPFDFTELGYFFHLARLNVSSLDLTDEELSTEGMLLPTVTALDLSSNALDAVPEEFLKCFPSLQELYLQNNPLTGGPVQYAQLFAMLPSLKVLGTA, from the coding sequence atgctacggctgctgcaaACTCGAACCCGTATACTGCACGAGGATGCCTTTCAGGGTTTGGACCGCTTATCGGCACTCATGATAGCGGAGAATCCACTCGAGCGTCCACTGCCAGCGAAGCTGTTCCGTGGGATGACCTTCCTGAAGACGCTCAAACTTATTGATGTTGGTCTGGAGGTGTTATCGCCCGAGTTGCTGCATGATCTGACTGACCTGCGCTACTTGTACGCGAGCAAAAACCGATTGCACACCCTTGACGAGACGGTTTTCGCACACTGTCCGCACATCTGGACGCTCGATTTGTCCGATAATGCCATCGGTTCGCTGCCCGAGCGCGTCTTCGATCCACTGCACGATGTGGAAACGATCAAGCTGGACAACAATCTGCTGGCGGATGTGCACGAGAATCTGTTCGCGAATACGGGCGATCTGCAGGTACTGACGCTTAGCAACAATACGCTCACCCTGCTATCACCCATTTTGCTCCGCAACTTGAGCCGCCTTCAGGAGCTGCACCTCCGCCAGAACCGTATCGCCGAGTTCCAGCTACTGTACTTCCCGTCGATCGAACCGTTCGCACTGGATCTGCGCAACAATGAGCTGACCATGTTCAACCGCACTTCGCTGACGGCGCTCGAGAATCTAAAAGCGATTTGGTTGAACGATAACCGGTTGACCGAGATTGGGGCCGACACGTTCACCGAGGCGGTCAACACGACCTACATCGAGCTGGACGATAACTATCTGACCGAGCTCCCGGGGGATCTACTGGCGGGGCTAACGCACCTGCGCGTcttcaccgccagcagcaatcAGCTGGCACGCGTCCCCGAGGAGCTATTTCTGGAGAATCTGAAGGTAACGGAAATTCGGCTCCACAACAATCTCATCGAGGAGCTGCCGGTGCGTTTCCTGGCCGAGCTGCCCATCCTGGAGGAGGTCTACCTAGGGCAGAACCTGCTGACGCGCCTCCCGGTGGACGCGTTCATCGATTGTCCCAAGCTGCGCGTCATCAATCTCGAGCACAACCGTCTCGTCTCGCTACCGGATCGACTCCTGGAGCGCCAGGCCGATAGTCTGCAAACGCTTGACCTCGAGGGTAATCAGCTGACACGTCTTGGGTTCTTGGGTCGTCTAAGGCGCCTTACACGGCTCGATCTCGAGGGAAACCTGCTGGAAACTTTACCGACGGGAACGTTCGCCGGAACGCCCCATATcgtccagctgctgcttggcgcCAACCACTTGACAACCATCGCCCACGACACATTCGCCGGACTGACGGTGCTAAAGGTGCTAAACGTGTCCAACAACGCACTGACCGCCGTCTCGCGTGACGCGTTCCTCGAGCTGACCAGCCTTAATGAGCTGTATCTGCACGATAACCAGCTGGAAAGTCTTCCGAACGAACTGTTCGATTCGCTCGCGGCACTAAAGAAGCTCACCGTGGCCAACAATCGGCTCGCCCAGCTACAGCCGGCCTTGTTGCGCTCGATTCCGAAGCTTCAGGCACTGGATCTGTCGAACAACCCGCTCGAACCGGAGCTAGTGCCCGAAGACAGCTTCCTGAACAGCACCAATCTCGAGACGCTCTCACTCAACGGTCTCCCGATGAGGCGCCTGACAAGACAGTTCCTCGCCAAACCCCGACTCCTGCGGTACCTGAGCGCGGAAGCGTGTGGGCTCGCGGAGCTACAGCCGGAGGCATTCTGGTTAGTCGGTTCGTTGAACCCATTAGTGTTACTGTTACGCGGAAATCGAATCACGACGCTTCCGGACGGATTGTTCCGCACTTCACCGAAGCTGACGGTATTGGATCTGTCGTTCAATCAGCTCACCGAGCTGAACACGGCCGCCTTCGGGCCGACCGCAACGCCACGTGGTGGGGAGCTACAGGAGCTGTATCTGGAAGGAAACCAACTAACCCGGTTGCCGGTGGGCGAGTTCCACAAATTTGCCACCAAACTGAAGATACTGAACGTTCAATCGAACGCCTTGGCTCAGCTACAGGTCGGTGTGTTCGACGGTTTGTCGGAGCTTAAAGTACTATCCATCGGTGGCAACCAGCTGGTACACCTCGAGCCGACCGTATTCGCACCCTTGGCGGCCCTTGAATCGATTGCACTTAATGCGCTCCAGCTGGCGACGCTGGATCGCGATGTGTTTGTCAATCAGCCGAATCTCCGGTCGGTGTATTTGCACGAAAACCGGCTCCGTGAGCTCGATCCGGATACGTTCCGGCAAAACCACGCTCTGAAAACACTCAACATTGCCAACAATACGCTTACGTCGTTCGAGCTGCAACACTTTAACCAACTCAACAGTTCGCTCGCGTATCTGGATGTTTCCGGTAATCAGATCGAAACGTTTACGGTGACACCGGCTTTGCGGGGACTGCGTTTGTCCGGGAACCGGCTGGTACAACTCAGTCTTGCCGACACGAGCGCACGACCGTTCTCGCTGGTTAGTCTAGACGTTTCCTCCAACCAGCTCGCCACGATGTACGGTTGGCGTGAGTTGACGCTGCTGGAGGAGCTAAATCTCTCCGACAATCCGCTCGGTACGCCGTTCGATTTTACCGAGCTGGGATACTTCTTTCATCTCGCCCGCCTGAACGTGTCCTCGCTGGACCTCACCGATGAGGAGCTCAGCACCGAGGGAATGCTTCTGCCAACGGTGACCGCACTCGATCTGTCCAGCAATGCGCTCGATGCGGTTCCGGAggaatttttaaaatgtttcccCAGCCTGCAGGAGCTGTACCTGCAAAACAATCCACTCACCGGTGGACCGGTCCAGTATGCGCAGCTCTTCGCGATGCTCCCATCGCTCAAGGTACTTGGTACTGCCTAA
- the LOC125954025 gene encoding splicing factor 1: MKHKDRSHGSDRNRDRESEGNKGRDRDRDRDRERRSDRHRSRDRSAERGSRDGRRSSKERHKRHSRTREDEGREHRRREHAERKSRSRSRDRHHRKERDHRTSSRDHNNGDSYSARSVPEPRLEPDLREYGFGGMEFTQSVLGSIYSTAATSETYARLLNSYSQQQQLQQQQEQIQQQQALIEQHHQQQQQQQQLQQQQQQQHHLLGSSGGGSSLLDRGDNGSCSGNASGGESDAARRRRKKSRWAGGDQEKTFIPGMPTVIPSTLTPDQQEAYLVQLQIEEISRKLRTGDLMIPQNPEERSPSPEPIYSSDGKRLNTREFRTRKKLEEQRHQLIQRMQAINPDFKPPSDYKPPVIRVSDKVLIPQEEHPDINFVGLLIGPRGNTLKAMEKDTGAKIIIRGKGSVKEGKVGRKDGQPLPGEDEPLHAFITASNPESVKKAVDRIKEVIRQGIEVPEGHNDLRRMQLRELAQLNGTLRETDGPRCNNCGSNDHKSWLCPDKPNVTNNIICSACGGTGHIARDCRMKRPGHGGSQAAADPQATKIDEEYMSLMAELGEAPPQDTAGGHGGGGGGGGNRGSYRMFEPRSAPRPLMATAHHAPSSLLGSNPSTGSKSSGGGGGGGGSGGNHHSGLWSHNASMLTAPMPPSAPAVLPTPPPPPPPPSTHVPSLLQWPMVAPPGAIGDDTTGVGGTAGQSSLLGCVWPPAPTSFVPPPPPMMHGTSHMAIPPSPPPHAP; the protein is encoded by the coding sequence ATGAAGCACAAGGACCGTTCTCACGGTAGTGACCGCAATCGTGACCGGGAAAGTGAAGGAAACAAGGGCCGTGACAGGGACCGTGACCGGGACCGCGAGCGACGGAGCGATCGGCATCGAAGCCGTGACCGGAGCGCCGAACGCGGTAGCAGAGACGGCCGACGGAGCAGCAAGGAACGCCACAAGCGTCACAGCCGGACGCGGGAAGATGAGGGACGGGAACATCGTCGGCGGGAGCACGCGGAGCGGAAGAGCAGGAGCCGCAGCCGGGACCGGCATCACCGTAAGGAGCGCGACCACAGGACCTCTTCCCGGGACCATAACAATGGTGACAGTTACTCGGCCCGCTCGGTGCCGGAACCGAGACTCGAGCCGGACCTTCGAGAGTACGGTTTCGGTGGCATGGAGTTTACGCAGAGTGTGCTCGGTTCCATCTACTCGACGGCGGCCACCTCGGAAACGTACGCCCGGCTGCTCAACAGCtacagccaacagcagcaactgcagcagcagcaggagcagattcaacaacagcaggccCTGAtcgaacagcaccaccagcagcaacaacaacagcagcagctgcaacaacaacagcaacagcagcaccacctgcTAGGGTCAAGCGGGGGTGGCAGTTCCTTGCTCGACAGAGGTGACAACGGTTCGTGCAGTGGTAATGCCAGCGGTGGTGAAAGTGATGCCGCGCGTCGGCGCCGCAAAAAGTCACGCTGGGCCGGCGGTGATCAGGAAAAAACCTTCATTCCTGGCATGCCCACCGTCATACCGTCGACACTGACGCCGGATCAGCAGGAAGCGTATCTGGTACAGCTACAGATTGAGGAGATTAGCCGCAAGCTGCGAACGGGCGATCTCATGATACCGCAGAACCCGGAAGAACGGTCACCGTCGCCGGAACCCATCTACAGCAGCGACGGTAAGCGGTTGAACACGCGCGAGTTCCGGACACGGAAGAAACTGGAGGAACAGCGGCACCAGCTGATACAACGCATGCAAGCGATTAATCCGGACTTTAAGCCTCCGTCCGACTATAAACCTCCCGTCATTCGCGTCAGTGATAAAGTGCTGATACCACAGGAGGAACATCCGGACATAAACTTCGTGGGACTGCTAATTGGTCCCCGTGGTAACACACTCAAGGCGATGGAGAAGGACACGGGCGCGAAAATCATAATCCGTGGCAAAGGTTCGGTGAAGGAGGGAAAGGTGGGACGCAAGGATGGTCAGCCGTTGCCCGGTGAAGACGAACCACTGCACGCTTTCATCACGGCCAGCAATCCGGAGTCGGTGAAGAAGGCGGTCGATCGCATCAAGGAAGTGATCCGGCAGGGCATCGAGGTACCGGAGGGGCATAATGATCTGCGGCGTATGCAGTTGCGCGAACTGGCCCAACTGAACGGTACACTGCGTGAGACGGATGGTCCACGGTGCAATAACTGTGGCTCGAATGATCACAAGAGTTGGCTCTGTCCGGATAAGCCGAACGTGACGAACAACATCATATGCTCGGCCTGCGGTGGTACCGGACATATAGCCCGCGATTGTCGTATGAAGCGCCCGGGCCATGGTGGATCGCAAGCAGCGGCCGATCCACAGGCCACCAAGATCGACGAAGAGTACATGAGTCTGATGGCGGAACTGGGTGAGGCACCACCGCAGGACACAGCAGGAGGTcatggtggtgggggaggaggtggtggtaatcGAGGTTCGTATCGAATGTTTGAACCACGTTCGGCTCCGCGTCCTCTGATGGCAACAGCACACcatgcaccatcatcgttgcTAGGTAGCAACCCGAGCACGGGAAGCAAGTcatccggcggtggtggtggtggtggtggcagtggtggtaacCATCACAGTGGGCTATGGTCACACAATGCCAGCATGCTGACAGCCCCGATGCCGCCATCTGCGCCGGCGGttctaccaacaccaccaccccctcctcctcccccttcgaCACACGTACCATCGCTGTTGCAGTGGCCGATGGTGGCGCCCCCGGGAGCGATCGGTGACGATACgaccggtgttggtggtactgCCGGTCAAAGTTCCCTACTGGGATGTGTTTGGCCTCCGGCACCCACCAGTTTCGTACCTCCGCCGCCACCAATGATGCACGGCACTTCCCACATGGCCATCCCTCCTTCTCCGCCACCTCACGCTCCCTAA